The stretch of DNA GATTACACGTTTGATGAGTTTTATTTCGGACGAACCGAAAGCACCGGCTTTTTTTCACAGCAGATTGTTGTGAAAGAAGGTGGATTTCGCTCCATCATTCCCACAGAGGTGCAAAAAAACGGCATTTCCAAAAGCTGGTTGACCGCAATAAACATAAACTCCACCATCCCGGGAAAAATACCCATCCGGCCATTTGTGAGCTTCGGCATGTTCGGTCAGGATCTCTCTAAATTTAATATCGCCTTTGAACTGGGATTAGCGATTATCGTGCTTCCCGACATTTTTGAAATCAACTTCCCGCTGGTGACACTGATTGATGATCCCATCGGGGATCTGAAAAAATGGTTCATTGGCCAAAACACGAAAGAGATCCGCACAGAAAATCTTTATCAGAATACCCGCTATTGGAGCCTGATTACCTTTACCTTCAACCTGAAAAAAATGAATCCGTTTGAGCTGATCAGAACCATGAAGTTGTAGCATCCTATTTTTGAATAAACCTTATCCCATGCCAACCGCAAAATCCATACACCCGATTCTCAGCAAGCTGGGTTTAGACCAACCCTTTTCAGGAGCCAGCACGGGAACCCGCTGGCTCGCCACCAAAGGAAAGCGCATCAAAAGCATCTCCCCGGTGGATGGTTCATTGACCGGCACCGTCAACGAAACAGGCAGGGCAGAATACGACAGTGTAATTACCACTGCGCAAGAGGCTTTCAGGCATTGGCGGATGATTCCGGCTCCGAAGCGCGGAGAGATCGTGCGGCAGATCGGTGACGCACTTAGAAAAAACAAAGAATCTCTGGGGCAGCTGGTGTCGTGGGAGATGGGGAAGTCGCTGCAGGAAGGGCTGGGCGAAGTGCAGGAGATGATTGACGTGTGCGACTATGCCGTGGGGCTGTCGCGCCAGCTTTACGGCCTCACCATGCACTCCGAGAGGCCACAACACCGCATGTTTGAGCAATGGCATCCGCTGGGCATTGTCGGCATCATCTCTGCTTTTAATTTTCCGGTGGCTGTATGGTCATGGAATGCCATGATCGCCTGGGTGTGCGGTGACGTTTGCGTATGGAAGCCTTCTGAGAAAACTCCGCTCTGCGCCATTGCCTGTCAGAATATTGTTGCAGCAGTATTGAAAAAAAACAATATCCCCGAAGGGGTGTGCTCGGTAGTCATCGGGGACTATAAAGTGGGCGAATGGCTGGCGCAGGATACGCGCATTCCGTTGATTTCCGCTACCGGCTCCATCCGCATGGGCAGGCAGGTAGCTGCAGCCGTGGCAGCCCGCCTGGGACGGTCATTGCTGGAGCTGGGCGGCAACAATGCCATTATCATTACTCCGCATGCCGATCTGGACATCGCCATCCGGGCCGTAGTGTTTGGCGCTGCAGGAACAGCCGGGCAACGCTGTACCACCACACGCAGGCTCATCGTGCATGAGTCCGTGTATGAAGAAGTAAAAACCCGGCTTGTCGCATGCCTATGCCCAGCTGCGCATCGGCAATCCGCTGGATGAAAAGAACCATGTAGGCCCGCTCATTGACAAACGTGCCGTAGAGCAATATCTCAAAGCGCTGGAAGCAGTGGTAAATGAAGGCGGCAGGCTGATTGTAAAAGGTGGCGTATTGAAAGGCAAAGGCTATGAGTCGGGCTGTTATGTGCGGCCGGCTATCGCGGAGGCAGAAAACCATTTCCCCATCGTGCAGCAGGAAACCTTCGCCCCGATTCTTTATCTCATCCGGTACAAAACCCTGGAGGAAGCCATAGCCTATCAGAATGGCGTGGTGCAGGGGCTGTCTTCCGCCATCATGACCAACGATCTGCGCGAAGCGGAAACTTTTCTTTCACACGCAGGCTCCGATTGCGGCATCGCCAACGTCAACATCGGCACTTCGGGTGCAGAGATTGGCGGAGCCTTTGGCGGTGAGAAAGAAACCGGTGGCGGCCGTGAGGCCGGCTCTGATGCATGGAAAGCCTACATGCGCAGGCAAACCTGCACGATCAACTACGGCACGCAACTGCCCCTGGCACAGGGGATAAAGTTTGAAGTGTAGATGTGTGAATGCTTACCTACCGGACAAGGGTAATGTTTCCGCGCAGCATCCGCAAAGTGTTGCCGCAGCTATACCGCACATAATACACATACACCGCAACATCCTGTGGTTCGCCCTTCCAGGCGCCATCCCACCAGTTGTTGCGATCATGGGTTTCAAATACCTGCTCTCCCCATCGGTTGAACACGCGGTAATCTTCAAGCCGGATGTCTCCGCTGAGCAACGGCCCTATCCGGTCATGCACGCCATCAGCGTTGGGAGAAAAGGCAGTGGGCATAACAATTTTGCAATCCGTATGTTCCACCTTGATTGTTATGCTGTCCACCGCCATGCAGCCACTCTGACCGGAAGCCTGCACATAATAGGTAGCCGTCTGAACCGGTTTAGCCACCGGACTGGCGCAGGCCGTACAGGACAAGCCTTCCGCAGGCGACCACTCAAAAGCACCGGCATTGCTGACTGTGGTTAAGACTACGGACATCCCAGGGGCAATAGTGGTATCTTCCGCAACTCTTACATATATGCTGTCAACCGAAAGATGCGTTACGATAATACTATCGCACCCTGACAAGGATGTGAAAGTATCTACATACACTCCGGATTGATATTGCCAGCCCCCCGCGGCAAAGAAGGAATCGCCCGGGCAGATGGATTTTATGATGGTATCAGTTAATGAAGGTTGAACATAAACAACCACCGAATCATAGCCACTACATAAAGGAATAAAGGAAATATCATCCAATGCAAAATCATTGCCGACTGGCACCGTACTTTGATTTACAATACATATATTAGCTATGGTATCGGCTCCGGAATTCCATGTAGCAGCAAACTGAGCCCAAACACAGTCAATGGAAGGAGAATTAAATACCGGACCTATTAACGACCCATTGATCAGAAACTGAAGTTCAGCAACCGGATCAAACAACGTTGTTACCCAAGTTGAAAATTCATAATCGGTATTAGCTAAAACTTTAATTGTCTGACACCAAACCGGAACATTTGGAGTGGGATTTCCATTCACGAGCATCATGTTTCCGTTGCCGCTGGTATGATCCGAGCATTGGGCCATCTTAGTATTCCACACCTGACTGCCATCATAAATCCAATAACGACCGTGATTCACATTAGGTGGCGGTTCATAGGGATAGCCTGATGTGAATCCAGTATTGCCAGCACTGAAATCTCCATTAATGATAAGATTCGTGCCCTTTATTTGACTTCTCACAGTATATACCGTTGTTACCAGAGGTGATGCAATCGGATCTGGAATACTGGGATCGCTTAGGCCTAAAGCAGGGGACCACAGATAGCTTGGTCCGCCACTAATAGCATACAAACCCACGGATTGTCCTCGACAAATAATTAAATCATTACCCGCATCAATATCATTGACACCAACGGTAAGTTTTGTAATAACAATACTATCACAACCCACAGAAGCGGCTACGGTATCATAATACACCCCTGAAACCGTTTGCCATCCTCCTCCAATGAAAAATGAATCTCCGTGACATGAAAATATTTCTATGTATGTACTTGGAGCCTTCGAAACATAAACGCACTCCGGAAAGTCATAAACATCACTCGTATTATAAGTAAACAAAACCGGGTTATATTTAAATAATGGGTCATAGGCATTGAGATCAGGCGTTTCTATTCTTCCAATATCCGATGTGGAACTGTTGTTTTTTAAATGTGATAAATAAATCCATCTGGCCCTAATTTAAGCCCGCCTTTCCAATTGTCACCTAACGAGTCCAACAAAACATTCCGACCGGTGGAGAATTGGTATTGCCACAACCGAGGCAAGCCAGAGTATTGTACGTAATATAAAAACTCTCCTGATGGGGAATATTCCACATCATAAATGTTCGCTCCCTGATTCGGAAGCACCTGGTAGCTGTTTGTCATGAACATCCCGGTCACTGCATCAAAACCGCAGATGTATAATGCCGTACCTTGACCGCTACAAAATGCAATTTCATTTCGGATTGCACTGTAGGTCATGTTTTTGTAATTGCCTACGTTACTTCCAAACTGAAAAGATGCATGGTAATTTACCCCGTCATCATCAACCTTATATACCACATAGGTGTTGCTGTTTTTGAGATTGCAAATAATCCAAAATGAACGCCCGTTAACAGAATTGGGAACAAGAAGCAGTCCTTCCCCTATATCTGTATTGGAATAAAGGCCGGGCACCGAGAATATGGAAGAGAAAGTTCTGGAGCTTATGGCATATTTGCGATAGCGCAAGGGACCGGCATTTGTACCCCCTCCTCCGGTTGGATTTAAAAACACATAAATGGTATCCTCAGAACATCCGGGGTGTAAGGCTAATACTACCGGCTTGGTTGATTGCGCATTACCTCCTAATCCCGTCATAATTAAAAAATGATTGCCGTCATATACATTATCACCATCAGTATAAAAATGTATTACTCCTGTTTGATGTTCCACTGCTATAGCAGTTCCCTTAAAACCTAAATTGACAGATGGTGGCGGAGGAGATGGATTGACGGTAAAAGGAGATGCCCAGGTTTGAACTGGCCCTACGTATGAGAATTGAATGTGCGCGGGCGAATTCTGCCCAAATATCCAATACTTTTGTGCATACTGGGCATAAGAAGTTACCAATTGCGAAAATGAGAGAATCAGCATAAGCTTGATTGGTCGCATAAATCATTGTCCCACCTCGGAACAGGGGCAACGTATAAATAAAAGTAATAAAAGTATATCCCATTAAAAATGAGAGAGGCTTATTTTTTTATCTTCAATTTTACCAGAAGATGCATCAGATCAGGAGACAGGTTAAAATAGACAACAATGATTAAATAAAGTCCTGCAGATATCAGCGAACGCATAAAAATATCAGCCAGGTGACTCTCAATTTCAGGTATCATTATCCCGAAACCGATGGAAAATCCAAAGGCAGCAAATGCCTTTAACGAATCCAAACTGAACGGCTGCATTTTATATTTTACCCAAATAAATAGCAGCTTGACAAGGTTATATATCATTACTGAAAGAGCTGTTGCAAAAGCTGCCCCTGCTATCCCGTAAATAGGTATGAAAATATAGTTAGTACCAATTACCAGCAATACCAAAACAACCATAGAAACCAGATCAAACCTATAATACCTGGATAAACGTATAATTTCCCCATTCACACCGGTGTACATGTCAAATAACTTGGATACAAGGATAAATAACACAACAATTTTTCCACCACTATAAATTTCGGGGAGATAGGTAAACAGACTGTCCACATTAATCCAAACCAAAGCGAAAAGCAAATTCCCGATAAGGATTAAATTGATGGATGATTTTCTATAGATTTCCTCGATCTTTTTAAGATCATTATTCTTCCATGCTTCAGAGAGTACAGGAATAGCAATCTGCGATATTGAACGCTGTGGGAGTTGAATTACGGTAGCTATAAGAAATGCAACCGAATAAATCGCGGTATCCTTTAGATTAACCATGAAACTTACCATCACTACATCTATATTGGCTACAACAGTTACCGCTGCTCCACCAAGCAATGCATAAAACCCATAATTGGCCATTTCCCTATAACTGCTTTCAGGAAATCCCTCCCAAACAATCTTTATCTTCAAAGCACCAATTCTTATCAGGTATATGATTAGAAATACAACAGCCGCCCCATAAATTCCTATGAAAACGATCAGAAATTCGTTAAACGTTAAAATGTCTATATGATATAGTATGATTGCGATTAAAGTCAGCAGCCTTATAATTACTTCCCGGATAACGATCGGAAATATGGTTTTGAAATAGGTATTGGAAACAGATTCCAGGAGCCTCATATAAAGAATAAAGAAGGTCAATGGAAACACAAGGAAGAAATGATCATTAATGAGCTCAGAATCTTTCTGATAAGCTGTCAATATGAAGTCCCTGAACACATAGACTATGGCAGACACTGCGATAAAACCTAAAAGCGGAACTAAAAACGAAATAATAAGAAATGAGGAGTGCTGGTTTCTGTTACTTTTATAGAATGGGAAAAATTTCAGTATAACATTAAATGCTCCAAGATTTGCAAACTGCGCAAGAATATACGCCAGGGCTAATAATACCCGTGTTAACCCAAATTGCTCTGGCTTAAAATAATAAGGGAAGAGCAATACCACATTGATATAGCCAATTACAACCCCTGTATAAGATGCAATGGATGAATAAAAGCTTTCTCTTTTTATCAGGCCCATAATCTATTTGCCACCTCTCAAGGTAAAATCTTATTTTGCACCATCTTCTGGTTTATGTCGTTGACAAGAATACTCTCTCCTTTCATATTTCCATACACCCATGTAAAATCCATAAAGGGCAAAATTGTGAAGTTTCGCATTCATAATTCAACGGAATCCTTTAGGATAAAAAAGTGGGGAGGAGAAAAGGAATATGTCCTTAACATATTAAACCATCTGAAGGATGATGACACACTTTACGATATAGGCGCCTCAGTCGGTCTTATCTCCGTTACAGCAGCATCATTATTGACTAAAGGGAAAGTAGTGAGCTTTGAGCCGGATCCTGAAATAGCATCAAGGCTGGAAGCTAATTTTAAACTAAATAATCTGAGCAACTATATAATCAAACAAATAGCAGTGGGAGAAGAAAAATCCGTACTTCAACTTTATACGGAAGGTATCGATTCTTTTTCCCCCAGCCTGAAACCCGTCAATAAAATTACCCGACATATTGAAGTTCCGGTAAATTCAATTGATAATCTCCTGTCTGACAATGAAATTCCACCACCCACATCTGTAAAAATTGATATTGAAGGTGCTGAAATGCTTGCCTTAAAAGGAATGTCAAAACTGCTTAGTTCTGAAGTAAAGCCCAAAAACCTCTTCATTGAAATTCATCCTGATTTTCTGAATGATTTTAACACCAGTGTTACAGAAATTTTCCGATTTCTTCTGGATCACAATTATCACATTACAAACCTGATGCAACGCGATAGACAAATAATTTGTGACTTAAGTATTCCTGATTGACACATGACCCTCACCGCCCTGCTGCCTATGAAAGGTCACTCCGAGAGGGTGCCCAACAAGAACCTGAAGCTCTTTGCCGGCAGGCCGCTTTACCATCATGTGATGCGCACCCTGCTTGGCTGCCCTGCCATCACCCGCATCGTGATCAACACCGACAGCGCAGCCATCGCGGAAGACGTGAAGCGCCATTTCCCCGAAACGTTGATTATTGAGCGCCCCGAGGCAATCCGGGGAGATATGGTACCCATGAACAAAATCATTGCTCATGATATTGCGGTGACCGGTGGCACGCATTTCGTGCAAACCCACAGCACCAATCCCCTGCTGAAGCCCCAAACCCTCCAGAGCGCCATTGACTTTTACTTTAGCCATTTACATGAGTATGACAGTCTTTTCAGCGTCACCCGTCTGCAGACGCGCCTCTACTGGCAGGATGGCCGCCCGGTGAATCACAATCCCAATGCCTTGATACGCACACAAGACCTGCCGGTGATTTATGAAGAAAACTCCAACTTTTACCTCTTCTCCGCCACCAGCTTTCGCCAGAACGATGAAAACCGTATCGGACGCAAACCCTTTCTGTTTGAAACCCCGAAGCTGGAATCGCTGGACATTGACGAGCCACATGACTTTGAGCTGGCGGAAATGATTTTCCTCAAACAAACTGCCGCCAAGTGACGCATGTAGCCTATTCGAAGCGTGACCACCGCAGAATCCGCAAGCTGAAACGTTTGCATACTCTCTATGAGCTGACCAGCTTGGGGCTACGCAAGCTTACCGCCTATGGACGCAAAGGTCTGCAGAGGCTGCTGGTGTACCCGGTGATCACCGATAAAGAAACGCTGGGCGATGTAGTCAACCGTCTGCGCTTTGCCCTCCCGGATGACGGCCATTACGAAGTGCGTATTCCGGTGTCCAAAGCATTGCTGCAAACCAACCCGGACGAGCTACCCGTGCCGTCATCCCAGCAAAAATTTCCGCACCGGCACAGCCATTTCCATTTTATTGAAAGCGCTGCCGTGCGGCCGGCA from Chitinophagales bacterium encodes:
- a CDS encoding hypothetical protein (possible pseudo, frameshifted), which codes for MPTAKSIHPILSKLGLDQPFSGASTGTRWLATKGKRIKSISPVDGSLTGTVNETGRAEYDSVITTAQEAFRHWRMIPAPKRGEIVRQIGDALRKNKESLGQLVSWEMGKSLQEGLGEVQEMIDVCDYAVGLSRQLYGLTMHSERPQHRMFEQWHPLGIVGIISAFNFPVAVWSWNAMIAWVCGDVCVWKPSEKTPLCAIACQNIVAAVLKKNNIPEGVCSVVIGDYKVGEWLAQDTRIPLISATGSIRMGRQVAAAVAARLGRSLLELGGNNAIIITPHADLDIAIRAVVFGAAGTAGQRCTTTRRLIVHESVYEEVKTRLVACLCPAAHRQSAG
- a CDS encoding hypothetical protein (possible pseudo, frameshifted), which encodes MSHAYAQLRIGNPLDEKNHVGPLIDKRAVEQYLKALEAVVNEGGRLIVKGGVLKGKGYESGCYVRPAIAEAENHFPIVQQETFAPILYLIRYKTLEEAIAYQNGVVQGLSSAIMTNDLREAETFLSHAGSDCGIANVNIGTSGAEIGGAFGGEKETGGGREAGSDAWKAYMRRQTCTINYGTQLPLAQGIKFEV
- a CDS encoding capsular polysaccharide biosynthesis protein produces the protein MGLIKRESFYSSIASYTGVVIGYINVVLLFPYYFKPEQFGLTRVLLALAYILAQFANLGAFNVILKFFPFYKSNRNQHSSFLIISFLVPLLGFIAVSAIVYVFRDFILTAYQKDSELINDHFFLVFPLTFFILYMRLLESVSNTYFKTIFPIVIREVIIRLLTLIAIILYHIDILTFNEFLIVFIGIYGAAVVFLIIYLIRIGALKIKIVWEGFPESSYREMANYGFYALLGGAAVTVVANIDVVMVSFMVNLKDTAIYSVAFLIATVIQLPQRSISQIAIPVLSEAWKNNDLKKIEEIYRKSSINLILIGNLLFALVWINVDSLFTYLPEIYSGGKIVVLFILVSKLFDMYTGVNGEIIRLSRYYRFDLVSMVVLVLLVIGTNYIFIPIYGIAGAAFATALSVMIYNLVKLLFIWVKYKMQPFSLDSLKAFAAFGFSIGFGIMIPEIESHLADIFMRSLISAGLYLIIVVYFNLSPDLMHLLVKLKIKK